A single genomic interval of Alteromonas sp. CI.11.F.A3 harbors:
- the gspI gene encoding type II secretion system minor pseudopilin GspI, translating to MKRASSHSPNSQKGMTLLEVMVALLIFALTGTAILKAAGDHLNNVGQIEAVTFASYVASNRLNQLQLDDTWPPKNNLKGSMEMADRTWYWQQTVTKTNDNDLRSVSISVGLDSDYSGSVTSVTTFVAKPTSAGI from the coding sequence ATGAAACGCGCGTCTTCGCATTCGCCTAACAGTCAAAAAGGCATGACACTGCTTGAAGTCATGGTGGCGCTGCTTATTTTTGCCTTAACCGGCACGGCTATTTTAAAAGCTGCGGGCGATCACTTAAATAACGTAGGGCAAATTGAAGCGGTAACCTTTGCCAGTTATGTTGCCAGCAACCGACTAAATCAATTACAACTTGATGATACTTGGCCACCTAAGAACAATTTGAAAGGCAGCATGGAAATGGCTGACCGTACTTGGTACTGGCAGCAAACCGTCACTAAAACCAATGACAATGATCTACGCTCGGTAAGTATCAGCGTAGGCCTAGATTCAGATTATTCTGGCAGCGTCACTTCAGTAACCACCTTTGTGGCTAAGCCCACCAGCGCAGGCATTTAA
- the gspK gene encoding type II secretion system minor pseudopilin GspK, with product MKILTKASIKAPIKTPSSLPSRQQGVALMIVLMIVALVSVLATEMGTRLQLQVQRTMNIKDSNQAYWYALGAEAFARKSIQTLMEETGDKISLDQPWAQEFMYPLENGGLQANLTDLQACFNLNAILQGSASANVNSGDGATEAMDAFHTMLLALEIDDINSFTADTVRDSLADWVDEDDNMRPYGAEDSEYESREFPYLGANGLLASTSELRIINGVSEVWLNDILPLVCVIPDNDTLAINVNTIDEEHAALLAGLTGLDLQQATSLLGNRPQDGWGDVSEFLAEPSVEALSLSDSRKEWFTVTTEYFILHTKTRYNKATFQLSTVFNASSDAGVKIIKREFGGVK from the coding sequence ATGAAAATTCTTACCAAAGCTTCTATCAAAGCTCCTATAAAAACGCCTAGCTCACTGCCTTCTCGCCAACAAGGCGTGGCGTTAATGATAGTGCTGATGATAGTGGCGCTGGTATCTGTATTGGCCACTGAAATGGGTACCCGCTTGCAGTTGCAAGTACAGCGCACCATGAATATTAAAGACAGCAACCAAGCATACTGGTATGCCTTGGGCGCCGAGGCCTTTGCTCGAAAATCAATTCAAACCTTGATGGAAGAAACCGGCGACAAAATCTCGCTAGACCAGCCTTGGGCACAGGAATTTATGTACCCATTAGAAAATGGCGGTTTGCAAGCGAACCTTACCGACCTTCAAGCATGCTTTAACTTAAACGCTATTCTACAAGGCAGCGCTAGCGCAAACGTGAATAGTGGTGATGGTGCTACCGAAGCGATGGATGCCTTTCATACTATGCTTTTGGCCCTTGAAATTGACGATATCAACAGCTTTACCGCTGATACCGTGCGAGACAGTTTGGCCGATTGGGTAGATGAAGACGACAATATGCGCCCCTATGGCGCAGAAGATAGCGAGTATGAATCAAGGGAGTTTCCTTACTTAGGAGCAAACGGACTACTGGCATCGACAAGTGAATTGCGTATTATAAATGGCGTCTCTGAGGTTTGGTTGAATGACATTCTCCCTTTGGTTTGCGTTATTCCCGACAACGACACCCTAGCCATTAATGTGAATACCATTGATGAAGAACATGCTGCACTATTAGCCGGTTTAACAGGGCTAGATTTACAACAAGCCACTAGCTTGCTGGGTAATCGCCCACAAGATGGCTGGGGAGACGTAAGCGAATTTCTGGCTGAACCGAGTGTTGAAGCATTAAGTTTATCTGACAGCCGAAAAGAATGGTTTACGGTAACGACTGAGTATTTTATTTTGCACACTAAGACCCGTTACAATAAAGCAACGTTTCAACTTTCTACCGTATTTAACGCAAGTAGTGACGCGGGCGTAAAAATAATAAAGCGCGAGTTTGGAGGCGTAAAATAA
- the gspJ gene encoding type II secretion system minor pseudopilin GspJ, with the protein MKQRGFTLIEILIAMAIFTLIGLASTGLLTTVIDSNDLSSERFEKLQQLQRAMVIIERDIQQAVPRPVRAEGETQKVVMAGGEVDDSDGDGIGFVRGGWHNPQLMLPRSTLQYVAYRLDEDRLERVYSNYVDNVIGYEPKTRTLLENIESFTVEFISPESNSDDDDLSWSESYQGEALPTAVAIEFVSKDFGLIRREFALTAGSA; encoded by the coding sequence ATGAAGCAGCGCGGATTTACTCTTATTGAAATATTGATTGCCATGGCTATTTTTACGCTCATTGGTTTGGCATCTACGGGCCTGCTAACCACGGTCATTGATAGTAACGATTTATCTAGTGAGCGCTTTGAGAAGTTACAGCAATTACAGCGTGCCATGGTGATTATAGAACGTGATATCCAACAAGCGGTGCCTCGTCCAGTTCGCGCTGAAGGGGAAACCCAAAAAGTGGTGATGGCTGGCGGTGAGGTAGATGATAGCGACGGCGATGGTATTGGCTTTGTGCGTGGCGGTTGGCATAACCCTCAACTCATGTTGCCCAGAAGCACCTTACAATACGTGGCCTATCGCCTTGATGAAGACCGACTAGAACGCGTTTATAGCAACTACGTCGATAATGTAATTGGCTATGAACCTAAGACACGTACCCTACTTGAAAATATAGAAAGCTTTACCGTTGAGTTCATCAGCCCTGAAAGTAACAGCGATGACGACGATTTAAGTTGGAGTGAAAGTTATCAAGGTGAAGCGCTACCCACCGCTGTGGCCATTGAGTTTGTGAGTAAAGACTTCGGTTTAATACGCCGCGAGTTTGCCTTAACTGCAGGTTCAGCGTAA